TCTGTTTCTTAGCCAGCCCCTGTGAAGAAGAAGCGTCCTCCAGTGAAGGAAGAAGACCTCAAAGGAGCCAGAGGAAACCTCTCCAAAAACCAGGAAATTAAATCCAAAACCTACCAAGTGATGAAGCAGTGTGGTAAGTCTCCTTGATGGAAACAAGCTAAGCAGTCTTCCAACGTAAAACATCGACTTAATTGCTCTTTTCAAGTGAAAGGGTACGCCGGGGAAACAGCAGGCAGCAGCGTGCTCACCGACCCTGGCCTGGCTGTGCAGGGACTTTGCATCCATCATCTCGACGGCACCAAGAGGTGCCAAGAGGGCTCTGCTTGGAGTGATCGTTCTCCCTGTCTGGACAAAATGGGAGGGAGAGCCCTGGCTTTGCCTTCTGAACCAGGGTTCAAACCAAGCCCTGGGCCCATAGTCAACGTCAATGACTGTCCAAGTTGAAGATTGGAGGCTTGGTCATAGATTAGGGGATTTCTGGCCTCTCAATTGGATAAATTTGATGTGTTTTGAGATGAGGCAGAAACTGGGGGGGGATAAGGAGCAGAAGGTGAGACAGAAGAGAGTGGCTGCTTGCTCTGAACACCCCGGTGCTctggttttgtgctgcttttccacCACCAGtgaaagagtaaaaggaaaaatgatgaaTTTTAACCCCTTTTCAGCGTAATAGCCTCGACCTCAGTAGTTACCAAGTTTCCAAAGCACCTGCAGGGATTTGGGGCCAGTCAATGGCAGCAACCACCTACAGGTGCTGTCAGCTGCCCTGTTCTCGGGATGGGAGCACTGTGCTTTAAGGTTTGGGAAGTTGACGGACGGATGAAATATTTATcaaatgtgtatgtatgtatttcagCAGCACTAGTTTTACTCCCCGAATTTGGTGTGCTACTTCCCTGATTGCCtctcctggttttcttttccaagaaCAAATGGGCTCTGCCGCACCCTCCATATTCAGCCAGGATCGGACAGGGGGTGAAACCGTCTTTGAGAAACCGAAAGAAAAGCCGGCCAAGAGCGTCTTTGGCTGATGGCGGAGCTGGATGTGTCTCACCCAGATGATTGTCATAACGTTTTCCCAAATCTCTGCCCCTTGCACTAAAGTCACTGTAGCCCTAAGTAGCTAATTTCTACTGTAAGTCATTAAGTAGGGAATAGACTCACGTCAAAGGGTACAACTTCcatgttaatttttattatgtGCTTTCTTTCTATATGTTGAACTGTGTTTGCTATAatggtttaataaaaaaaagttgttggACACAGCTTGGCACACTGTGGTGACTAATTTCTATTTAGGCTTAGATTAAATTCTGTGGACACTTTGGCATTACAAGCTATGATCTAGTCTGTCAAACACAAAGAATAAACATCCAGATGACACAGTTTTAGCATCAGTGCCATTTCTTCACGCTGTCCCCTTGCCAAGagagctgaggaggagctggTCGAAGGGGCGTCACAGAAACCTGGAGACTTCACCCAAATCTGCGCTGACTGCAGCGGTGCCCCGGCGAGGCCCCTGAGGCCTGGGGCATGCTGTGGGTGGCAGCTGCCCTTCAGGGCTCTCCCCTCACGGCCAGCCTTCCCCTCACGGCCAGCCTTCCCCTCACGGCTCCCTCACACCCCCAGGGCAGCAGCGTCATGGTTTCCCCACAAACGGCTCTGCAAGGAGGCAAGATGCTGGGCTGCCAGTGTGCCCCAGCTCTGACGGAGGGCTTCCAGCACATTCCAGAGTGGCTTTTTCCTCACATCCCGTTGGATCAAGTGAGAAGTGGGGTGACAGACCAGCAGCACAGGTGCCGGCTGGTGCCATGTCCCCCCTGACTGAGGAGCCGAACAACCCACAGGGCGTCTCTGTACAACAGCAAACCCACTCTGAGTGGAAGTTGGTTTTTTGCAACTCTGTTTACATCTTGATTTGCTGCATTAAACATCAAACCTGTTTTCCCCCAAGGTTATAAACTGGAGTATTTCCCCTCAGTTGGATCTTTGCGCTCAAACACAGCTAGTCCTCTGCTTTGTTGGCACCTGCCATGCTTTTCACAAGCCCCAAGTCCCTGGCAGCACATCCGGGACAGTAAGGTAGGTGCCACCTTTATTTAAAGAATAACTTTAATTTTGCACAGGCTAGACCTGATTAAGAGGTGAAAGTGGTATCAAAGGTCTCTGTGCACTGTGAAGAATATCATCTTTGTCTTTTGTCCCAAACACTTGAAGGATAAAATGTGCCAACATCCACGAAGCTCCCAGAGAGGCTGAGGAGTGGGGCATACATAAGGCAGCAGCAAATCCTTTGAGTTTAAGGGGGaggtttccttaaaaaaaattttcactttcAAAGCTCGTTATTGGCAGCCAAGACACTGCCTCTCCGCTGGACACTGTTTCTCCATGGGGCCCAGGCTCCTCACAGGTAACTGCACAGACTTTTCCTCTGAGAAGGACTCCTTCCAGAGCTTCgaagataaaaccaaaacaaaacatagtgGAAAAAAGTTCTTGCCCTGGTAACACTGGAGCTGTCCCTGCACCAGGTTTAACAAACCCTCCTTAATGTGTGATGAGAAGTTGGCAGGAGGTTGGTTGTTAACTAGAAAATGGAGAGGAACAAGTGGGACAAAATGATGTTACTGCTTTCTTTTGTACAGTACAAGCGACTGAATATTGCAAATTTGCTAGACTGGGTAGCAGGAGAGGGGGGTGCTGTATTTCAGAGCCGGCTTTGGGTATGTTGGTGCCGATTtaacaaagcacagaaaactcCATGTCCCACAGACTTGCAGCGTGGATGCGGCAGGGAAGCAAGGTAAGTTATCTGCCAGAAACCTGAGATTTTGCTAACAGCTTTATTTCCAGGATGTCCTCAGGTTCAATTATTTGTGATGCTTCCCAATGTGACAGTAAGTGCTCAGAACcagggatatttttttctttttctgtcttttacgATGGACCTCACCTAAAAAATATGCATTGGAGGTAAAAGCGTATCCCTGGGACAAAGTTGCTCCCCATTTGTCACAGCAAGGTCTGTGCTCTCCTGTTTGAATTGCAGGAAtcctcccctgtccccagccttgctgctgtgctggaaaagacgctggctgctgctgcaggacaggagATACTTGTAGGTGAGAAGAACAAATATAAAGCTGCCTGGAGAAATTTTGGTcatctttttcttcatccttgCAAATCTAATAAGTCCAATtgtggaaaatgtgttttcttccttttttttccctccttttcataACAAGAAATAGTGACAGAGAAGTGTCTGAACAAAGCCCCAGGATTTGAGGTTTGGGGTCATTTTGCACACAAAAGTATCTCCTGTTGCGATGGTGGATTTGGATCCTTCCTCCAAGGTGATCTGAAGTAATTTCACAGCACGTTCATTCCTCGGAGTAAGAAGCACTGGGTGCTGCAGGACTGGTGCCCagtgcaccagcagcaagggGCACTGGCCATCAGCGGGGATGGCTGTCGGCGGCTTGTACAGAAACAGGGCAAGATGCTTGAGTCTGGGGACAAGGCTGAGTGTGAGATTTTCCTGTAGCTGCTTCAGCAAGCCACAAAGGGATGCGGGAGGGATTTCACAGCTTCCCTGTGTGCTGGCCGGCTCCGTGCAGCCAGGAGCGGGGCAGAGCCAACTACGCCGCCTAAATCTGTGCAGTTAAAGCAGCTCTTTAACATCCATGTGATTTTACATGTAGGTATTAGAAAACTGATGACAGATCCACTTAATTAAGGCTAAAGCTTTGGCTCTTGGGGATCTTAGGCCACTAAGTGTATAATCCTGTGTATTTTAAGGGATTAAAGTGTTACACGAGTTGTAGAAGTTAATCAGATGTAtagcagttttaatttttctctgttaaaatatatatatttacatctcCTGCTATAAACAATACAGTATTTGCAAGT
This sequence is a window from Mycteria americana isolate JAX WOST 10 ecotype Jacksonville Zoo and Gardens chromosome 11, USCA_MyAme_1.0, whole genome shotgun sequence. Protein-coding genes within it:
- the MUSTN1 gene encoding musculoskeletal embryonic nuclear protein 1, with the translated sequence MSQPAPVKKKRPPVKEEDLKGARGNLSKNQEIKSKTYQVMKQCEQMGSAAPSIFSQDRTGGETVFEKPKEKPAKSVFG